Genomic DNA from Schistocerca gregaria isolate iqSchGreg1 chromosome 4, iqSchGreg1.2, whole genome shotgun sequence:
AATGTTACTgctgcaaaaaaaatggctctgagcactatgggacttaacagctatggtcatcagtcccctagaacttagaactacttaaacctaactaacataaggacaacacacaacagccagacatcacgaggcagagaaaatccctgaccccgggaacccgggcgcgggaagcgagaacgctaccgcacgaccacgagatgcgggcgttattGCTGCAGTTTGGAACATGTCAGATGAAGTAATATCTAGGTATGCATTCGCTTTCTCCGACTTGGCTCAAAATGGCGTGTCGCGTTTAGGGGTCATTTCAGTTTTGAGTTGTCAGTACCTTACTTTGTACTTTAACTATCAGGATATTACATGAATGCATCGTGTCTCTTCTTTCACACATGTGCGAAAGAACGGACACCGCTTGGAATTCACAGCTGTGACGAATAcagagtgcgttccataagtaacgcgaccattttttttttttcggacgcAACGGTACAGCACAGCGTGTTGTAACCGGCTGGGCTAAATGGAGGGGAGTGTTAGATTCAAATCGCTGTTTGTCTCATTCGGCTGCAAGCTACCGGAGAGTCAGGATgtgcgtttccgtcaaccccgtttCGCGTTTATGTAACACGGCCCAATGGATAATTCTGTAGAGTAACGGAacgctatcaaattttgcgttaaacttgggaagtccgccgccgaaacgtttccattacttcagcatccCTTTGGGaatgattgcttgtccaaatcaaAAGTTTTCCAATTGCGCAAGCcgttcatggagggccgagaggagatcaccgtcgaacctcgcagtggacgaccatcaacctcacgattCGACAAAAATGTGGCGCGTGTGCGCGGTTGTTTGAACTCTGATAGACGGttgagccttcaattgatagcacaaactctaaacatgtcaaaaacgaCCGTTTTATTCACTGCGACCGacgatttgaacatgagaaagttgTGTGGCAAACTCGTCCCAAAAGCGTTGAtcgacgaacacaagcacatgcgagtgcttcggtgccgagaaatgttggaaatgtgtgaaaatgatcctcattttttaaactaaGTTACGGTGAAGAGAGGTTGATTTttgagtacgaccctgagacaaaaaggcagagttcagagtggcacaccccatcgtcgccCCATCCAAAGAAGGCACacatgagcaagtccaggatcaaaaccgtGCTTATTGTCTTCTTTGACGTCTGAGGCATTGTCCACTACGAATTCGTACCTACCGGGACTACAGCGAACTGAGCTTTCTgcttggaagtgctcaaaagactgaaaagaagGGTCTCGGGCTGCCGAAACGAcatcaaggacacgtggaaagttcaccacgacaacgcgCCGACTCACAGTGCCttcattttcaacgacttcctggccagggacgagaccccattggttccccaggCTCCCTACAACCCCTGACCTGGCTCCCACTGACTTGTTTTGTTTCTtcggttaaaaggagtcatgaaaggaaaacattgggacacgatttaaagcatccaggcgcatgttgcatcagctctaaaggacattccggaaaaggcattccaggatgccgTACAGCTATGGAAACATCGCCTccgcaagagggtgctattttgaaaattttggaTTATTTgacgaatatattcaataaatgattttttttatgaatttggtcgcattacttatgaaACGCACCTTGTAttacgtaaactgaaggtggagggggacaaaggaaatgaaagggaaggaactattgaggtcagctgcatcgggactttatgtgaGAGCAGTGGGAACGAGCGAAGACTTGTGCTGGACTGGAATTCGAAGCTCTTGCTTACTATGCAGTTACGTTGGACGCTGCGctacccggacacagtgtttaccaCAAATGCACGGACCAGCTGGGCACGCCTCTCGACCGATCCACTTTCCCACTTAGCGCCGCCTACGTGCAGTGCCCGtccgtgtcctccatgctcgcttctTTGAGATTTCCCAAAGAACAGAGACCATGTACTCACGTAAATGACTCACCTCGTTGGACAATAAATCCAccgccttcagtgcggatgcacaattacatTCGATCTCCTGTGAGACTCTAAAAGTAGCGAGTATCGAGGACATGGACAAGCACTTTGGATAGGTGGACGGGGAACATGGGTCGGCCGAGAGGCGTGGCGAGATAGTCCGCGCATTTTCTGTGTCTGGAAATGGCCGCGCAAAACAGTACGGCATAGCATCTGCGTCACAACAGATGctgaaagtggcctccatggggtgTAATGCACGTGTTCACAAGTCGATAAAGAGAACTGATGAGATAAATTCTATAACTGAGATGGTCTGGTGCAAGCATCCTTCTCGTAGAGAGAAATCTGCTCCTGATAATCCTTTCACTCATTGCAACTGATTGGGCTAGTAATgtataaataggctgtttaggtttttatgttggtgaagctacgtagcgctctgtattaaccctaggacgcccaagccttttttttctaacttggatgcctaaagtgaagggcggggggggggggggggggggaaagggttggcgagcccacaggtattaaataagtttactggcgaaaaattacaattttcaaaatggtttatctaTTTTAGCTAAGGCattggtttataaatgttgttaattgttataaatattgaattgagtgaataaaaaattgacatattacaatacaaaatacagatctgTTCATATATAATAgaatactctgagtcctcaacttcaagtgAAGAGACACACTTTACAATTTTTTCTGaacgtgtgttacacacatgtttgacactgtccacaatactgttttggtttacttagattgttgcgcTTCTCCTTCtttttttagcttctcttacacaaatatgtcaccaacctttccctgcaggaggctgatgtGCTTCTCTTGtcatttctttgattttcttttgtataatagtctccattgattgaacaatttggtaggataaccctcttgcattggcacttctttcgtctacctgcaatttcactagttccaccccagcttgcagaagataaagtttccgtttgttgtgtttcttttcattccatcttggatgttgctggatgaatggttcaaatggctctgagcactatgggacttaacatctatgatcatcagtcccctagaacttagaactacttaaacctaattaacctaaggacaacatacaacacccagctatcatgaggcagagaaaatccctgaccccaccgggaatcgaacccgggcgcaggaagcgagaacgctaccgcacgaccacgagatgcgggctgatgttgctggatgaatatggttttTGCAttcatagcacaaatgtcgattagagagtaaaatacagatgaggccatctctttgttcccctgttgcaggtgtacatacgcgccatttgatgaatggtatcaattccaccttccctagtggaattataatatgcatttatctcggttttattctcctctcctctcctccaacagtgcctttatcttggtgcattgttgacaacaaccgtaagtttttacttggtttcgtttttgctatatAGGACACCAAATTTACTGGAGGCATACCTGTTGATGAATCTGTGAACAAGAACGTTAatgaatatagctctcgatttgacCGGTTCTTCACTAGGCctggaatatgcttcctgtttgactggagagttcctgctgtagtaactttgtagtcttggtataactctcccgccaaatccaccgatgtgtagtatcggtctgtagtaatatttcgaccagAATTAttcacaggtgctaccagacgtttgacgacagctgctgaaccccgttcttctttcgacaaattctgaacattacctgcatagggttccatattcaagacctatctgtcaactgcatcggaCATGATGAGTATAAGGATGCCTTACTCACCCGCTTTATCCTTCATAAATACATTGAAGGGGCAGCGCCCTCTAAACAAGCGGAGCATCTCATCAGTGGTGAGATGGACCCCTGGTTaatacagtagtggaaacctatcattaactttgttgaaaacatcagggactgctgtgaacttgtctgcttcccttcttagctggcaggtacttttgtcatcaaaccttatgattgcaataagttccttgaaacgttctcttgccataatacccttgtaaactggccgacccattaggtcagaccaaagatcgtgtacactaacagaattgtccttatttgcccccataagtatcaggattcctataacggtatacaattctttctcattagtcaaagtaacatatcgcctaactgcctcttcatttgaatgttttactataacattCATGATGTCAGGCGTAAGTagtaacttcaaggcttctccaggtgaatgCCAAACACGAGCTGGAGTTGctcctgcctgctctcttactatattaACAACAGACCTCCGAGtaattctaggctgtgtggttatgtaccttcttccagacttggccacaataacatccagATCGTCACTGCCTGAAGCTAcgctatcttcatcttctctaacatccacatcactttcccaatttgaatcatactccataacaccatgctcatattcactttcactccccgagtcagagtcttcatctaaaatttcattcaaaactctttctaaagacgagtcacgtattcttttagtcatttctaagtctgggtgtgaacagtagagaactgcactaactcacagcaagtttacaagataaataacagcttgctgacatcaacaatcacttcctctgaaagtaaaccgattggttgtgaatatcaagaataccagtcAACAAGATACTAACTTGTATTGTTGTAGATTTGAGAAATACCAAATCCTACTAAGGGAtcttctatagcatggaagcctaagggggggaggggttgttggacccataataagtttatttattatttctttcaaagcaggaattttctataaaatatattgacactaacgtttcataaaatagccaacaaataataactcaaagggaatatgttgtatgatgaaagttaattgcgCAAAAGcaagggacataaaaaaattgtttgttcaacgaaccccccccccccccacccccacccccacccccttaggCGTCCAAgggttaaaatcgctgactgcgatgtgcgcagtctgtggctgattgaactcattgttggattattcgcttgtgtagtgtcgggcagttgcatgtgaacattctgtagcgttgggcagttggaggtgagccgccagaacttgtggatgtggagagagagatgccagagttttgacatGTTAATATGAGTGGacaatctggacatgtgtccgtcagaaaaaggaaatttgtcaaaatgtcaagaatatatatatatatatatatatatatatatatatatatatatatatatatatatatatatatataatgacctttgaacactattaaggtaaatacattgtttgttctctatcaaaatctttcatttgctaactaaacgCCTATCAGTAGCTAGcgccttcagtatttagaatcttttatttagctggaagtactggtgctgtattgcagtagttcgagtaacgaagatttttgtgacgtaagtgattcatgaagggtataggttattgatagtcagggctattcttttatagggattattaagtcagattgcattgcgctaaaatattatgtgccagtttagaaatgatcagaataagtaaagagaaaactttctgagcacgttcagttttgctcagctgtttctgtgtaaaataacgtagaagtataccagcacagtctttctttacattcaaagggaaaGTTTCAAATGGTTGTCATGCCGGATACACATAATCCTACTTTCGTTCACcccatgttggtgggccacttgcctggagcttgtactagagtTTGTCTCAATATTCTGTAGAAACCAGTCCTCCAAATCTGAGGTAAGCACAATCCGCCACCTCCCTGTaatttcgtctgtctgaaaggacccatgaatcacacaaacgcccagaaaggattgaaatgttgtgtgatgtggttggtgtcagtGAGGGCATTTGTTTTGGTATGGCCTTGCTGCCTATCGACCGTTTTCATCTGTTTGCCCGCACACAAACACTATCTTTGCTCGTCCCAGACATGAATATCGAACCATACTGCTGCTCACTGTATGCtgtgtcagtcacacagcctgcaacacacaaggaacacatggcgcGCGGTCAGAGGAGCTGTCGTCGTCAGCGCCGCCTGCCGTGGCAACGATGCACTGCTGGACACATGTTTATAGGACCTTTGTGCCTCCATTTCCAGTCATGAATCCGtcactgcagtttgtcggttttattaaggtTCATCCTGTAAttatgtatgtgtgcgtgtgtatgaatgtgtgcgtgtgtatgaatgtgtgcgtgcgtgcgtatgaatgtgtgcgtgcgtgcgtgcgtgcctatgtgtgcgtgcgtgcgtatgtgtgcgtgcgtgcgtatgtgtgcgtgcgtgcgtatgtgtgcgtgcgtgcgtatgtTTGCGTGAGTGCGTGCGTATGTGTGCGTGCCTGAGTGCATATGTGTGCGTGCATatgtgtgcgtgcatgcgtgcgtgtgtatgtgtgcgtgcgtgcattgtgtgtgtgtgtgtgtgtgtgtgtgtgtgtgtgtgtgtgtgtgtgtgtgtgtgtgtgtgtgtgcgcacgcgcgcgtgatgcgtgcgtttgtgtgtgtgtgtgtgtgtgtgtgtgtgtgtgtgtctgtgtgtgtgtttcctcggTTTATCTATGCTGCTTGACACAGAAGTCTTTCACGAATATTCCGTCAATGGCGAagagatataaaaagaaaaaaaaagaatttaaaccCCTTAAACACCGCTGCGAAGGTGTATAACGAGGTGATATCATGACTGTCAGGTAATTCTTGTGGCAAAACAAGAGTTACCGATGAGAAATGCATTACTAAGACTATAGCTTCTACACACTCGAAAATTAACCACATCCTTTTCAGCGACTACTTAAAAATTactctttattttttaaaatacaaaaaagGTTCACATAGTTTGTGCAGTTTATATCTACAAAGCGGTAAAAGTATTTTAGCTTGGTGTGATACATAATTTGTTacagagttattcaagaaaacgtcATGTATTATCCAAATGTAAAATTCTTATAGAGGAAGTAGCTGTCTATTGTTGCAACTTGACGGCTTACAGATACAGTTTCCGGTGATATGTGAAAAATTACGCTTTCTTTAAAAAGCTCAGCTCTACCGCAAATTAGACAATTTCATACTGACATTCTGGTAGCGATCGAAAGGTAACAAGAAATGTAATTAGTCTTCATTGTACAAGACGACTTGATTTTAGCaaactgttacttttttttttttttttttttgtagaggagTCACAGATATGAACAATGAATGAGATCTCAAACACATAAATAATATCTTTTTATCAAGTGGAAAACAATATACCCACATTCTGAAGAATATTTCTCTCCTCTGCTCGAATGACTATGTTAAATATGCGTTCCGTTAGGGTATTTTCAGCGTGCTTATATTATGAACTATGATTCGACTTAAGGGGCCTTTTAGTTAAGGAGAAAGTATTCCCAAAACATAATCCCatgacgaaagaatgtgaaatgtccaGTATGAATGCTACTGGAACATTTGCGTATCTCGAAACTgattcactgatcagccagactCACTAATGAGCTGGTCACTTATTCATATAGGTGTTGAGCAACCTATCAGAATAGAAGAAATTTTGGGAAAAATTGAGTAATATGTGCgacatgatgattgcacgataaCATGACGGGGATGATTAAGGAATCTAGAGCACGATGCTGATGTATTACAGAATGTCATGTTTGAACTTCAAAAGACAGGTAATAACCCTTCACCACAGGATCGGAATGCAGTCACCGTGGTAGGGAGAATAATCTTtgcaaaaagtagtaaaatgtagtAAACAATAAATTAGACTAATTAGTATGTGCTACAAGTAGTCACTAAGATGCGGCAACAGTGCCTTGGAAAGATATGAGTTAATAATAAACAAACGAGCGaataagaaaataatattatttcatttGGTGGAAATACTTTGGAAGTGGACCTAATTAGCAAAACTAtggtaataaaattttattgtcaaaCACTGCAACAACTCAGGCCCTttcgtgtctagcagaatattcgTTGACGCCTCCACTGTAGGGTACATAGTCATAGGGATAGTAGGGAGGGTAGCCCGTCGGGTAATAGTTACTCGTGGGATAGTTCACAGGAGGGTAGTTAACTGTGGGGTAGTTGGGATAGTAATTGTTGGGATAGGAAGGGTAATATCTCGGGTAGCCCGGAGGGTAGTAGTAATCGGGGCTGTACTCCGGGTAGTAGCGGTTGTAGCCGATCATGGCGGCGGGGAAGCGGCTGCGCGGGGAGGCCTTCGCCCCCAGCCGACTCTCCTTGACCAGCTCCTCCCCCGGCGCCCCCAGCGCGGCCCCTGGGTCCTCCATGGCGTCATCCGCCGCCTCAGGATCGACAGCTGTGCAGCGTCCCACCATCAACAGCAGCGCCACGTACACAACTGCCGTCGCCTGCAACAGGTGGCAGCACCGATCCGTCAAATTTAGTCCACGACCACACAATGCGCTGGATAACTCGTATCAACGAGTTTAAATTTCGTAGAGTAGCTGACCAGGGACGGTGGCAATGGGGGAGGCGACTATGGGGGCTATAGCCCTCCcccatggagtatcatattacactggataaaataacagcagaaatcagcgaatatattagtcCAACAGATTTaatctttttttataattatgtagcaatacagtttgcaatgtatttcaaatacattttaacaagAGAATAAGAgtgcaaatagcttactatctataccaataaatatcatttaatttaaaattatttgttaataCTTAAAGCTACACCAtattttaccagtttgtcggtgATCGCTCCTGTGGCTAACACAAGAGTTGCGGCACTCCAGCATTAACTTAGCCGCCATATTGCGGGGGTCAGAACATTGATAGCAGTCAGTAAGTCGTTTATCTGTGTGGAAAGTGAATTGCTTTGTTTGGTGAAtggtttaatttttctttgcaATGTCACTagcgaaatatacactactggccactaaaattgctacaccacgaagacgacatgctaaagacacgaaatttaatagacacgaagaagatgctgtgaaatgcaaatgattagcttttcagagcattaacacaaggttgtcgccggtgcgacacctacaacgtggtgacatgaatatagtttccaaccgatttctcatacacgaacagcagttgaccggcgttgcctggtgaaacagtgttgtgatgcctcgtgtaaggaggagaaatgcgtaccatcacgttttcgactttgataaaggtcggattgtagcctaccgcgaaagcggtttatcgtattgcgacattgctgctcgcgttagtcgagatccaatgactatacgcaaaatatggaatcagtggtttgaggagggtaatacggaacgctgtgctggatcccaacggcctcgtatcattagtagtcgagatgacaggcatcttatccgcatggctgtaacggatcgtgcagccacgtctcgatccctgagtcaacagatggggacgtttgcaagacaacaaccatctgcacgcacagttcgacggcgtttgcagcagcatgcactatcagctcggagaccatggctgcggttacccttgatgctgcatcacaaacaggagcgcctaacATGGTGTTCATTGCGTGATTCAAGTTTCTGTTTTTGGTTTCGTTTTTAGAATTTGTCTAACATTACCATTCTACTGAAAGTCAGAACCACTTGCCATTACCTGTGACATTATTTGTATTGTGGGGCCTACCTTTCATGAGCTAATTCCATGAACCCTGACATAAGAGCTGAACTTATATTTTGACACCTTCTGAAAAATCAGTTAGAAGCAACTGAATTATCTCATCCAGAGCTGGACTTCGAAACTATAGGTTCAATTACATAGTTTCCCCTAGAAGAGGATGTTTCGATAATGTTAACTAACTGAAAgatttataaaaatccatcaataatttttaaaatacattGCCTTGACAAAATCAGATTTCAGTTTCGTACTCTCCTAACCAAACACAATCATTTGATATACataataacaatattttatttaacttttttatttttgtaatgatttattttacatatttcttagcACTTCTGACCAGGTGTATTTAACATATTATAAACATGATCCGCATACTAATAGCACCTGGAATTTGTGAGGGACTCAGATTTTTATTATACTGCCCAGAATCATTCATAAAATTggcgtagtttatttatttatattttgagtcCTCAACGTAGTGGCTGGTTTGATGTTTTCTCCTCGAATTCCTCTCCAGTACTTGtactctacgtcctcaattatttgttggaagtattccagtctttgtcttcctgtagcgtttttaccctctacagctccctgtagtaccaaatGTATTAAGAAATGCCCTAccttcctgtaccttcttcttgtcagtgttctccatgtgTTTCTTTTTTCGCCGATTCTggaagaacttcctcattccttaactaatctgttcatcaaattttcaacacccttctacactatcacatctcaaatgcttcgattttcttctgttccattgTTGCCACAGTCTATCATTTACTACCGTACAATGCTattctccaaatgtacattctcagaaatttctttgtcaaatttagACCTTTGTCTGGTGCTAGCAGACTTATTATTCTCAGGAATGTCCCTTTTGCCTGGTCTAATTAGCTTTTTATGTCCTATGTGCTTCGTCCGTAGTGTGTTGTTCTGCTTCCAAGTCAGCAAAACACATTAACCTAGTCTACCAGAAATGGTCCGCGGTTTTGACCTCATATCTGTTACTCCTCATTACattcgtctgtcttcgatttactctgactgtattctgtacttattaaactattcattccgttcaatacGTCCTGAAATTCTTCCTTAGTTTCATAGAGTACAGTAACGTCATCAgccaatcttatcattcatattctCTCACCCTGAATTCTAAATGCACTCAaatttttccgtcattgctacttcgatgtagtttgaagagtagggacgaaagactacatcattGTCTTACATTCTTTATAATCCGAGCTCTTcaatcttggtcttccagtcttaatgTACCCTTTTGGTTCTTGTGCATACTGTATATTCCATAATATAGTTTACTTCCATTCTCTCAAATTATGAATGTCTTGTACCGTTTGAcaatttccaggtcgacaaatcctacgaacgaatCTTGATCTTCTCTCAAGTCTTACTTCCTTTAGTACATGAAAAGTCAGAACTGCttcagccggacggtgtggccgagcggttctagacgcttcagtctggaaccgcgcgaccgctacgttcgcagattcgaatcctgcctcggacatggatgtgttcggttacgtaggtttaagtagttctaaggtctaggggactgatgacctcagatgttaagtcccatagtgctcagagccctttgaaccacttCAAACTGCTTCTCAGGTGCTGTCACATTTGCCAACAATATCACTTAGAGATCAAACGAGTCCCTGGTCCTGGTAAAACGACGTTGATAACGGTTATACAAAGACTACTGGAAAAGAAAGTTCCGATCGTTCGCAAAATGGAAGCCACTgagaaaataaaaaaggttttatttacaacagttagcaACACCTTCCAGCCACTTCACTTCATAGACGGCACTCCGACTTAGACACCTGTCGTACCGTTGCACCAACCTTCCAATCCCCTCGCCATAGAAGGCAACCGCCTGCCCTTTCCGCCAatactctacgctggtctacagcttgtTGACTATACCAAAATATTGCCTTCAAAGCCAGcgcttcatgtgagcagagatgaaactaggGGCCTTCCAATTACAGCCTatttgtgagtgatcaaacacttcctactTAA
This window encodes:
- the LOC126268090 gene encoding adhesive plaque matrix protein-like, which gives rise to MQATAVVYVALLLMVGRCTAVDPEAADDAMEDPGAALGAPGEELVKESRLGAKASPRSRFPAAMIGYNRYYPEYSPDYYYPPGYPRYYPSYPNNYYPNYPTVNYPPVNYPTSNYYPTGYPPYYPYDYVPYSGGVNEYSARHERA